In Amycolatopsis methanolica 239, a single genomic region encodes these proteins:
- a CDS encoding acyl-CoA dehydrogenase family protein translates to MSEDTLLRETAAEIAEQCRPEQHDDCWKALTETGFSALRDADGDAPAATAAQTVVVVEEMAKVVCGAPLVGTLLAGEALRLAGVALDEPLTLVLADDLGSLGAGLAWDSTAVSRGLALDQGELVTVALGAGEPSADLTRGVSRVGEIVGRCGAALGEAEARRFAGFARVLLTADLLGAAGGLFGKAVEYAEQRVQFGRPIGSFQAVQHLLARAFADLEAMRSTLAHAAHAIDTGDDAHACALVAKAYANEAAVSVVETAIQVFGGVAITWEFPAHLHLRRVVADAQVFGTADALYGLLHDEVEGVAR, encoded by the coding sequence ATGAGCGAAGACACCCTGCTGCGGGAAACGGCCGCGGAGATCGCGGAGCAGTGCCGTCCCGAGCAGCACGACGACTGCTGGAAAGCCCTCACCGAGACCGGTTTCAGCGCGTTGCGCGACGCCGACGGGGACGCTCCGGCGGCCACCGCGGCGCAGACCGTCGTCGTGGTCGAGGAGATGGCGAAAGTGGTGTGCGGGGCGCCGCTGGTCGGCACGCTGCTGGCTGGCGAGGCGCTCCGGCTGGCCGGCGTCGCGCTCGATGAGCCCCTCACGCTGGTGCTGGCCGATGACTTGGGTTCGCTCGGTGCGGGGCTCGCCTGGGACTCCACGGCGGTGTCCCGTGGCCTCGCCCTGGACCAGGGCGAGCTGGTGACGGTCGCGCTCGGCGCCGGGGAGCCCTCCGCCGACCTCACCCGGGGCGTGTCCCGGGTCGGCGAGATCGTCGGCCGGTGTGGCGCGGCTCTCGGCGAGGCGGAGGCGCGGCGGTTCGCCGGCTTCGCGCGCGTGCTGCTCACCGCGGATCTGCTCGGCGCGGCCGGGGGCTTGTTCGGCAAGGCGGTCGAGTACGCCGAGCAGCGTGTGCAGTTCGGCAGGCCGATCGGTTCGTTCCAGGCGGTCCAGCACCTGCTGGCCCGGGCGTTCGCCGACCTGGAGGCGATGCGCAGCACACTGGCGCACGCCGCCCACGCGATCGACACCGGGGACGACGCCCACGCCTGCGCCCTGGTCGCGAAGGCCTACGCGAACGAGGCCGCGGTCTCGGTGGTGGAGACCGCCATCCAGGTGTTCGGCGGCGTGGCGATCACCTGGGAGTTCCCCGCGCACCTGCACCTGCGGCGCGTGGTGGCGGACGCGCAGGTCTTCGGGACCGCGGACGCCCTGTACGGACTGCTGCACGACGAGGTGGAAGGAGTGGCGCGATGA
- a CDS encoding acyl-CoA dehydrogenase family protein — translation MTEDVAAFRARFREWLRDNVITPGPDEPHALFLKRWHQTLYQGGWVGLSWPREYGGQELGNVYDVVLNEEIGASGAPDAPRIGYLGRALLQWGTEEQRRKYLPALLSGADYWCQGFSEPGAGSDLAGIAARAVRDGDVYRISGQKVWTTYGDYADYCLLLARTGPPDGRHKGISAFVVPMRLPGVEVRPIRAITDESEFSEIFLDGVEVPAENRVGAEGDGWAIAMMTVAYERGAADVGYLSKFGAALQELRAELATSRPGDPLVRRELGRLEVLYRVLGQHVARRLRERDGSDAPPGPEMSVDKLLMTQVDQELHAGAVRLLGASALLGEATSPWLRRYLYSRAASIYGGSEQIQLNILAQRVLGLPR, via the coding sequence ATGACCGAGGACGTCGCCGCGTTCCGGGCGCGGTTCCGCGAGTGGCTGCGCGACAACGTGATCACGCCGGGGCCGGACGAGCCGCACGCGTTGTTCCTCAAGCGCTGGCACCAGACGCTGTACCAGGGCGGCTGGGTCGGGCTGTCCTGGCCGCGCGAATACGGCGGCCAGGAGCTGGGCAACGTCTACGACGTCGTGCTCAACGAGGAGATCGGCGCGTCCGGAGCGCCGGACGCGCCGCGCATCGGTTACCTCGGACGCGCGTTGCTGCAGTGGGGCACCGAGGAGCAGCGGCGGAAGTACCTGCCGGCCCTGCTCAGCGGCGCGGACTACTGGTGCCAGGGGTTCTCCGAGCCGGGGGCGGGCTCCGATCTGGCGGGGATCGCCGCCAGGGCGGTGCGGGATGGCGACGTGTACCGGATCAGCGGCCAGAAGGTCTGGACGACCTACGGCGACTACGCCGACTACTGCCTTCTGCTGGCCCGCACCGGGCCGCCGGACGGACGGCACAAGGGGATTTCCGCGTTCGTGGTCCCGATGCGGCTGCCGGGTGTCGAGGTGCGGCCGATCCGGGCGATCACCGACGAGTCGGAGTTCTCGGAGATCTTCCTCGACGGGGTCGAGGTGCCCGCGGAGAACCGGGTGGGCGCCGAGGGTGACGGCTGGGCGATCGCGATGATGACGGTCGCCTACGAGCGCGGGGCTGCCGACGTGGGGTATCTGTCCAAGTTCGGGGCGGCGCTGCAGGAGCTGCGTGCGGAGCTGGCCACGTCCCGGCCGGGCGATCCGCTGGTCCGCCGCGAGCTGGGGCGGCTGGAGGTGCTGTACCGGGTGCTGGGCCAGCATGTCGCCCGCCGGCTGCGCGAGCGGGACGGCTCGGACGCCCCGCCTGGTCCGGAGATGTCGGTGGACAAACTGCTGATGACCCAGGTGGACCAGGAGCTGCACGCCGGTGCGGTGCGGCTGCTGGGCGCGTCGGCCCTGCTCGGTGAGGCGACCTCACCGTGGCTTCGCCGCTACCTGTACTCCCGGGCGGCCTCCATCTACGGCGGCTCCGAGCAGATCCAGCTCAACATCCTGGCTCAGCGGGTCCTGGGCCTGCCGCGATGA
- a CDS encoding cytochrome P450: MDAKQDLAVEFDHHSPEFNRDPVPELAELRRRCPLGYTASHDGYWVATTYANARRVLSEPENFTVERSADGLRGGKLIPTAPHAPLILPGALDGAEHDRLRDPLRRYFLRPYVESRMAGEVADIVHELASSLREREEFDFAAEFSFELTVRTIFKFVGLDRDVPDKARFIRMLEDAFAIDPEAGSERDKLAEVTSTQFLEAEALVTRIVETRRAAADPGDDLIGRMVAAEPALTVPEIVSLTLSLVLGGVRTTAATLENVVWHLDADRDLRRELQADRARIPRAVDELVRFYPATPVVARTAVRDVELDGVRIREGDRIAAVIPSANLDDEVFPAADRIDPDRRDGPPLTFGAGIHFCMGIWLAKMELRLAVEGLLDRMPDYAVDRTASRRFERLGVNNGWAKLIVRPRG, from the coding sequence ATGGACGCGAAGCAGGACCTGGCGGTCGAGTTCGACCACCACTCGCCGGAGTTCAACCGCGACCCGGTGCCGGAGCTCGCGGAACTCCGTCGCCGGTGCCCGCTCGGCTACACCGCGAGCCACGACGGCTACTGGGTCGCGACGACCTACGCCAACGCGCGCCGGGTGCTCAGCGAGCCGGAGAACTTCACCGTCGAGCGCAGCGCGGACGGACTCCGCGGCGGCAAGCTCATCCCCACCGCGCCGCACGCGCCGCTGATCCTCCCCGGCGCGCTGGACGGCGCGGAGCACGACCGGCTGCGTGACCCGTTGCGGCGCTACTTCCTCCGCCCCTACGTGGAGAGCCGGATGGCAGGCGAGGTCGCCGATATCGTCCACGAGCTGGCGAGCAGCCTGCGCGAGCGCGAGGAGTTCGACTTCGCCGCCGAGTTCAGCTTCGAGCTGACCGTGCGGACCATCTTCAAGTTCGTCGGTCTCGACCGGGACGTGCCGGACAAAGCCCGGTTCATCCGCATGCTCGAAGACGCCTTCGCCATCGACCCGGAGGCCGGTTCCGAGCGCGACAAGCTGGCCGAGGTCACCTCCACGCAGTTCCTGGAAGCGGAGGCACTGGTCACGCGGATCGTCGAGACCCGCCGCGCGGCCGCGGACCCGGGTGACGACCTCATCGGGCGCATGGTCGCGGCCGAGCCGGCCCTGACCGTGCCGGAGATCGTCTCGCTGACCCTGTCGCTCGTGCTCGGCGGAGTGCGTACCACGGCGGCGACGCTGGAGAACGTGGTGTGGCACCTGGACGCCGACCGCGATCTGCGCCGTGAGCTGCAGGCGGACCGCGCCCGGATCCCGCGCGCCGTCGATGAGCTGGTGCGGTTCTACCCGGCGACGCCGGTGGTCGCGCGGACGGCGGTCCGCGATGTCGAACTCGACGGGGTGCGCATCCGCGAGGGCGACCGGATCGCCGCGGTCATCCCGTCGGCGAACCTCGACGACGAGGTGTTCCCCGCGGCGGACCGCATCGACCCGGACCGGCGGGACGGCCCGCCGCTGACCTTCGGCGCCGGGATCCACTTCTGCATGGGTATCTGGCTTGCCAAGATGGAACTCCGCCTCGCGGTGGAAGGCCTGCTGGACCGGATGCCGGACTACGCGGTCGACCGGACGGCCTCCCGGCGGTTCGAGCGGCTGGGCGTGAACAACGGGTGGGCGAAATTGATCGTCCGCCCCCGCGGCTGA
- a CDS encoding FAD-dependent oxidoreductase, translating into MSVCPVQCIRPRPGDPEFETAEQLYIDPDVCIDCGACVEECPVDAIHPGHDLPAELAGYLDVNAGYFSDLPGYDRVPVRRPRPRLDDAPEELRVAVVGTGPAACYAITELATMRGTRVSVFERQPAPFGLVRSGVAPDHPHTRLIGDRFGPVLARPNVDCFFGVDVGADITVDELLEHHHAVLVATGAQEDRRLGVPGEDLPGAFGANAFVGWYNGRPEHAADRMDFSGERAVVIGNGNVALDIARILVRDRETLARTDIADHALEALRCSTIREVVIAGRRGPDSLACSAGELGELARLQDVDLTVTCSREELEHLESTSHTGDTTRRRANLVLEAARRPQRPGAKRIDFRFLSVPVAIEGTDRVEGITFAEQRIDRSSGSPLLVETGRRETLPASVVVKAIGYSSRPPAGVPVDPAKGVIPNRAGRVIEDGEPLAGLYCAGWAKRGPSGVIGSNKVCSEETVAGLLEDFTAGRLAKPVKTRADLGALVRARVPGVLGAAGWQRIDAAERDAGRAAGRPRVKFVSVEEMLSVARGR; encoded by the coding sequence GTGAGCGTCTGCCCGGTCCAATGCATCCGGCCCCGCCCGGGGGATCCGGAGTTCGAGACCGCGGAGCAGCTCTACATCGACCCCGACGTGTGCATCGACTGCGGCGCGTGCGTCGAGGAATGCCCGGTGGACGCGATCCACCCGGGACACGACCTCCCCGCCGAGCTGGCCGGCTACCTGGACGTCAACGCCGGGTACTTCAGCGATCTGCCGGGCTACGACCGCGTTCCGGTCCGCCGTCCGCGGCCACGGCTGGACGACGCGCCGGAGGAGCTGCGGGTCGCGGTGGTCGGCACCGGGCCCGCCGCGTGCTACGCGATCACCGAGCTGGCGACCATGCGCGGCACGCGGGTCAGCGTGTTCGAGCGCCAGCCCGCGCCCTTCGGGTTGGTGCGGTCCGGTGTCGCGCCGGACCACCCGCACACCCGGCTGATCGGCGACCGGTTCGGCCCGGTGCTGGCCCGGCCGAACGTCGACTGCTTCTTCGGTGTCGACGTCGGCGCCGACATCACGGTGGACGAGCTGCTCGAGCACCACCACGCGGTCCTCGTCGCGACCGGCGCGCAGGAGGACCGGCGGCTGGGCGTCCCCGGCGAGGACCTGCCCGGCGCCTTCGGGGCGAACGCCTTCGTGGGCTGGTACAACGGCCGTCCCGAGCACGCCGCGGACCGGATGGACTTCTCGGGTGAGCGCGCGGTGGTCATCGGCAACGGCAACGTGGCACTGGACATCGCCCGGATCCTGGTCCGCGACCGGGAGACCCTGGCGCGTACCGACATCGCCGACCACGCGCTGGAGGCGTTACGGTGCAGCACGATCCGGGAGGTCGTCATCGCCGGCCGTCGCGGTCCGGATTCGCTCGCCTGCAGCGCGGGGGAGCTGGGCGAGCTGGCCCGGCTGCAGGACGTGGACCTGACGGTGACCTGCTCGCGCGAGGAACTTGAGCACCTGGAGTCCACTTCGCACACCGGCGACACCACGCGCCGCCGGGCGAACCTCGTGCTCGAAGCCGCGCGGCGCCCCCAGCGGCCAGGGGCGAAGCGGATCGACTTCCGTTTCCTGTCCGTGCCCGTCGCGATCGAGGGAACGGACCGGGTGGAGGGGATCACCTTCGCCGAGCAGCGCATCGACCGCTCCAGCGGGTCTCCGCTGCTGGTGGAGACCGGGCGGCGGGAAACCCTGCCCGCCTCCGTGGTCGTGAAGGCGATCGGCTATTCGTCGCGGCCGCCGGCCGGTGTACCCGTCGATCCGGCGAAGGGAGTCATCCCGAACCGGGCGGGCCGGGTGATCGAGGACGGTGAGCCGCTGGCCGGGCTCTACTGCGCCGGTTGGGCCAAGCGCGGGCCGTCCGGTGTCATCGGCAGCAACAAGGTCTGCTCGGAGGAAACCGTCGCCGGCTTGCTGGAGGACTTCACCGCCGGCCGTCTGGCGAAGCCGGTCAAGACCCGCGCGGACCTGGGCGCCCTGGTCCGCGCCCGGGTGCCGGGTGTGCTAGGGGCGGCCGGCTGGCAGCGCATCGACGCGGCTGAGCGGGACGCCGGCCGGGCCGCGGGGCGGCCGCGGGTCAAGTTCGTGTCCGTCGAGGAGATGCTGTCCGTCGCGCGGGGCCGCTGA
- a CDS encoding enoyl-CoA hydratase/isomerase family protein yields the protein MLKDEGSMTGHPYQTILLERTDTGVAVVTLNRPEVLNAFNEAMRADFARLWTEVREDPGIRAVVLRAAGDRAFSTGLDVTERTGSSDSPWLDTAEPWAETEDPGHQLSPKRNGLWKPVVAAVHGMCAGGAFYWITECDIVICSPEATFFDPHVTYGMVAALEPIALSYRMHFSETLRMALLGLYERMTAETARSAGLVTEIVDRDELHARALQLAEAIAAQPPAAVQGTVKAMWQSLDRTRVQALDTALMYTQIGNPIGADGLDRTAAKPAKWWTR from the coding sequence GTGCTGAAAGACGAGGGTTCCATGACCGGGCACCCCTACCAGACCATCCTGCTGGAGCGGACCGACACCGGAGTCGCGGTCGTCACGCTCAACCGCCCCGAGGTGCTGAACGCGTTCAACGAAGCCATGCGCGCCGACTTCGCCCGCTTGTGGACGGAGGTGCGCGAGGACCCGGGGATCCGCGCCGTGGTGCTGCGCGCCGCCGGTGACCGCGCGTTCTCCACCGGGCTGGACGTCACCGAGCGCACCGGCTCCTCCGACAGCCCCTGGCTGGACACGGCCGAGCCGTGGGCGGAGACCGAGGATCCCGGGCACCAGCTGAGCCCGAAGCGCAACGGGTTGTGGAAGCCGGTGGTCGCCGCCGTGCACGGGATGTGCGCGGGCGGCGCGTTCTACTGGATCACCGAGTGCGACATCGTGATTTGCAGTCCGGAGGCGACGTTCTTCGACCCGCACGTCACCTACGGCATGGTGGCGGCGCTGGAGCCGATCGCGTTGTCCTACCGCATGCACTTCTCCGAAACCCTGCGGATGGCGCTGCTCGGCCTGTACGAGCGCATGACCGCGGAGACGGCGCGGTCCGCGGGGCTGGTCACCGAAATCGTCGACCGGGACGAGTTGCACGCCCGTGCGCTGCAGCTGGCGGAGGCGATCGCGGCGCAACCGCCGGCGGCGGTGCAGGGCACGGTCAAGGCGATGTGGCAGTCGTTGGACCGCACCCGCGTGCAGGCGCTCGACACGGCCCTGATGTACACGCAGATCGGCAACCCGATCGGCGCCGACGGGCTGGACAGGACGGCGGCGAAACCGGCGAAGTGGTGGACACGATGA
- a CDS encoding FadR/GntR family transcriptional regulator → MLDHLDRPRRARVQPRLAEMIASELREQILNGVYTDGMLPKQEDLIAQFGVSAPPMREALRILEVDGLITVRRGKVGGAVIHRPDGGSVSHALGMTLQGEHVPLRDLADSVLQLEPMCAAGCARLPDRAKLLGPLIEANLAETEEAIGDGPVFTHRARLFHDLIVAHVPQMTMRLVVRSVLAVWTAQEETWAHEVTEAGRYPNRREQRSALDAHKRIAARILDGDAEGAERAARSHTKASQKRVLAEFGDRVVDASSPRALRGLREVTARHSDLNLYQQD, encoded by the coding sequence ATGCTCGATCATCTGGACCGGCCGCGCAGGGCCCGCGTGCAGCCCCGCCTCGCCGAGATGATCGCCTCCGAGCTGCGCGAACAGATCCTCAACGGCGTCTACACCGACGGGATGCTGCCCAAGCAGGAGGACCTGATCGCGCAGTTCGGCGTCAGCGCGCCGCCGATGCGCGAGGCGCTGCGCATCCTGGAGGTCGACGGTCTGATCACGGTGCGCCGGGGCAAGGTCGGCGGCGCGGTCATCCACCGGCCGGACGGCGGTTCGGTGTCGCACGCGCTGGGCATGACGCTGCAGGGCGAGCACGTGCCGCTGCGGGACCTCGCCGACTCGGTGCTGCAGCTCGAACCGATGTGCGCCGCCGGGTGCGCGCGCCTGCCCGACCGGGCGAAGCTGCTCGGTCCGCTGATCGAGGCCAACCTCGCCGAGACGGAGGAGGCCATCGGCGACGGCCCGGTGTTCACCCACCGGGCCCGGCTGTTCCACGACCTGATCGTCGCACACGTGCCGCAGATGACGATGCGGCTGGTGGTGCGCAGCGTGCTGGCGGTCTGGACGGCGCAGGAGGAGACCTGGGCGCACGAGGTCACCGAGGCCGGCCGCTACCCGAACCGCCGGGAGCAGCGCAGCGCCCTGGACGCGCACAAACGCATCGCGGCCCGCATCCTCGACGGCGACGCCGAGGGCGCCGAACGCGCGGCGCGCTCGCACACGAAGGCCTCGCAGAAGCGGGTGCTGGCGGAGTTCGGCGACCGCGTCGTGGACGCGTCCTCGCCCCGCGCGCTGCGCGGGTTGCGCGAGGTCACGGCACGGCATTCGGATCTCAACCTCTACCAGCAGGACTGA